The Desulfocurvus vexinensis DSM 17965 genome contains the following window.
CAGCGTGCGCACGGCCAGTTCGGTGTACTTCTCCTCGATGAGGCAGGTGACCTTGATCTCGGAGGTGGAGATCATCAGGATGTTGATACCCTCGTCGTGCAGGGCGGCGAACATGCGCGAGGCCACGCCGGAGTGCGAGCGCATGCCCACGCCGATGACCGAGACCTTGGCCACGCGCTCGTCGGTGAGCACGCCGGTGGCGCCCAGGCGGTGCTTGATGGCTTCGATGATCTGGAGGGTCTCGTCCAGGTCGGCGCGCGGTACGGTGAAGGTCATGTCCGTGGTCTTGCCGTCGCGCGAGGTGTTCTGGATGATCATGTCCACCACGATGCCCGCGTCGGCCAGGGGCGAGAACAGCGCCGAGGCCACGCCCGGGCGGTCCTGCACGTCCAGGACGGTGACGCGGGCCTGGTCCTTGTCGTATGCAATGCCCGAAACCAGAACGGCTTCCATGCTTTTATCCTCCTGGGTTACGAAAGTGCCGTTGCAGTCCGAGAAGGTGGAGCGGACGTGCACGGTCATGTTGTACTTCTTGGCGAACTCGACGGAACGGATCTGGAGCACCTTGGCGCCCATGCTGGCCATTTCCAGCATCTCGTCGTAGCTGATCTTGGGGATCTTGCGCGCCGTGGAGCACAGGTTCGGGTCGGTGGTGTAGACGCCGTCCACGTCGGTGTAGATTTCGCACACATCGGCGTTGATGGCCACGGCCATGGCCACGGCGGAGGTGTCCGACCCGCCGCGGCCCAGGGTGGTGATGCGCCCGTGGCAGTCCACGCCCTGGAACCCGGCCATGACCAGCACGTCGTGGCTGTCCAGCATGGCGCGCAGCTTGTCGCTGTTGATGCCCAGGATGCGGGCCTTGCCGAAGCGCGAATCCGTCTCCACCTCGGCCTGGAAGCCGAGCAGGGAGCGGGCCTTGAGCCCGGCGTCCTTGAGCAGCATGGCGAACAGGGCCACGGAAATCTGCTCGCCGGTGGAGACCAGCGAGTCCATCTCCGCCGCGTCGGGGCGCGGCGACCATTGGCGGGCCATGGCGATGAGCCGGTTGGTCTCGCCAGCCATGGCCGAGAGCACCACCACGACCTTGTTGGCCCCGCCGCAGTGCGCGGAGCGGACCTTGGCCAGCACCTGGCGCATGCAGTCCAGGTTGGCCACGGAGGTGCCCCCGAATTTCTGAACAATGATGCCCATCTCGCTTCACTCCTGGGGACGGGTTTGCGGATCTGGCGCACCGTAATCGATTGCCAGCGCGTGAAGGGTTTCCTTGGCCTTCTTTCCCGCCGCCGTCAAGACCACCGTGCGCACGGCGGCGTCTTCGGGCCAGCGCAGCAGCAGGTGCTCTGCGGGCCAGTGGGCGCGGTCCAGGTACTGGGCCCATTCCACCACCACCAGCAGCCCGGGGTCGTGCAGGTATTCCAGCAGGGTGTCGTCGGGCCCCAGGCCTTCCAGGCGGTAGAGGTCGAAGTGCGCGGTCTGCGGGTCGGTGGGGTAGAGGTTCATGATGTTGAAGCTCGGGCTGGACACGCGGGCCTGCCCGCCGCCGGGCAGCGCGGGCGCCAGGGCGCGCACCAGGGTCGTCTTGCCCGCGCCCAGGCCCCCGGAGAGCAGCACGGCCTGGGCCGGGCCCGTGGCCAGGAGCGCGCGGGCCAGGGCCCGGCCCAGGGCCAGGGTCGCCGCCTCGTCGGGCAGCTCCAGGGTCAGGGTCGC
Protein-coding sequences here:
- a CDS encoding aspartate kinase, whose protein sequence is MGIIVQKFGGTSVANLDCMRQVLAKVRSAHCGGANKVVVVLSAMAGETNRLIAMARQWSPRPDAAEMDSLVSTGEQISVALFAMLLKDAGLKARSLLGFQAEVETDSRFGKARILGINSDKLRAMLDSHDVLVMAGFQGVDCHGRITTLGRGGSDTSAVAMAVAINADVCEIYTDVDGVYTTDPNLCSTARKIPKISYDEMLEMASMGAKVLQIRSVEFAKKYNMTVHVRSTFSDCNGTFVTQEDKSMEAVLVSGIAYDKDQARVTVLDVQDRPGVASALFSPLADAGIVVDMIIQNTSRDGKTTDMTFTVPRADLDETLQIIEAIKHRLGATGVLTDERVAKVSVIGVGMRSHSGVASRMFAALHDEGINILMISTSEIKVTCLIEEKYTELAVRTLHDKFELDKVRNAC
- the tsaE gene encoding tRNA (adenosine(37)-N6)-threonylcarbamoyltransferase complex ATPase subunit type 1 TsaE, whose translation is MGERATLTLELPDEAATLALGRALARALLATGPAQAVLLSGGLGAGKTTLVRALAPALPGGGQARVSSPSFNIMNLYPTDPQTAHFDLYRLEGLGPDDTLLEYLHDPGLLVVVEWAQYLDRAHWPAEHLLLRWPEDAAVRTVVLTAAGKKAKETLHALAIDYGAPDPQTRPQE